A genomic window from Purpureocillium takamizusanense chromosome 2, complete sequence includes:
- a CDS encoding uncharacterized protein (EggNog:ENOG503PT4M), which produces MQSALRTTLCTRAVARTPSFRSPYHSTACRLLAYKDVQDRHTLSPRSDEHTKSATDDDVAALLDTAFGSNQPRPDKIIVSAEIESKGKPNPLEASGANPEISKPRGDERAEQYKVVVEKAEKSHVGGTPGKGEVLREYQKTRKITKLS; this is translated from the coding sequence ATGCAATCTGCACTACGAACCACCCTGTGCACGAGAGCGGTCGCGCGAACGCCGAGCTTCCGTTCTCCCTACCACAGCACCGCGTGTAGGCTCCTAGCCTACAAAGACGTCCAGGACCGCCACACACTCTCGCCACGCAGCGACGAGCACACAAAATCTGCCacagacgacgatgtcgcggCGCTCCTGGACACGGCCTTTGGCTCCAACCAGCCCCGGCCCGACAAGATCATCGTCTCGGCCGAGATCGAGTCCAAGGGCAAGCCCAATCCACTGGAGGCAAGCGGCGCGAACCCAGAGATCAGTAAGCCGAGAGGCGACGAGCGTGCCGAGCAATACAAGGTTGTGGTCGAGAAAGCCGAAAAGAGCCACGTAGGAGGCACGCCGGGCAAGGGAGAGGTCTTGCGCGAGTATCAAAAGACAAGGAAGATTACCAAGCTGTCGTGA
- a CDS encoding uncharacterized protein (COG:S~EggNog:ENOG503P0X0) yields MAAVQRTRPPAAPSSSRVPANSSRPLQHRVQAPSVAASSSARSSQAPSSSLSSSSVTLFLTNLRLLDLDLLPDWPGITTETFATTGSSVQGQKRRIHCVEWALFRLFSLWDPDEAANKLKPFFPPLDQIQSLNLRAALLRALENVKKNGVLGRDSVIRKTMLDECKGERLEEVLAVFSTAVLKLATANEVEAGRAFPAAALEMAIQERGYSTDTTQLRMLSLVHKAHIRHLLQRKNAARSQYSDFADLLGVKERGLARRNEILLAKQKRGADDETALSDTTLEEMRRIVRGNWTGNEKWMSTLLLGDAGAGPKSGSDLFAMPMDRIWRRVEQGRLSEIEKDDGGLLDQLDGRVNALRERLGRWQDLRASTTGHQEGQPPTASPSKRRAQSDKRKATKGIDLHFERHQRVQVGDPESIRGANNIIKGEQPILDEHRDIVDSLRDELKRIRDNTNGAKVTSFLARPRLAPSHPNDEEGEEEEVSEMSELDDEIGEVTSTRAEPPIAKRVPVRPHFSGDHNPSHATTNAASKQLEPPIKSLHDLLDHDEEPMDASRRRSLWDSSPPSSPSPSKRSPTRRVMESNSGQRVEPAAVHGPSAANAPDQEPPRSVPSPTQQLADRILESMNKASPSPTKRAKPRHTLSLAQRTRLSMARTSPFLDGEADDLAPAPSSNSNPAAGPASLGPAHGTKKPSPPIPEADEPSQDRELGNEDDLVARTRRSMAGLEKAKQKAQIERRRSLRRSKLPPPRRDGSLFPKLSEEPEGGDDTIALAEELMGEEDMEAVFRSRPKIKASPMGSPTKMDDEWP; encoded by the exons atggccgcggTGCAGAGGACGCGTCCacctgctgcgccgtcgagctcgcgcgtGCCCGCAaactcgtcgcggccgcttCAGCATCGCGTGCAGGCGCCGTCCGTCGCAGCGAGTTCCTCTGCGCGCTCCAGTCAAgctccctcgtcgtcgttgtcgtcgtcgtccgtcacCCTCTTCCTCACCAACCTGCGCCTCCTGGACCTCGACTTACTGCCGGACTGGCCTGGCATCACGACCGAGACGTTTGCCACCACTGGCTCGAGCGTCCAAGGGCAGAAGCGCAGGATACACTGTGTCGAATGGGCGCTCTTCCGCCTCTTTTCCCTCTGGGACCCCGACGAAGCTGCCAAC AAACTCAAGCCGTTCTTCCCACCCCTCGACCAGATACAGTCGCTCaacctgcgcgccgcccttcTCCGTGCGCTGGAAAATGTAAAGAAGAATGGCGTCCTCGGTCGTGACTCGGTCATCCGCAAGACCATGCTGGACGAGTGCAAAGGCGAACGGCTCGAGGAGGTTCTGGCTGTCTTTTCCACGGCTGTTCTGAAGCTCGCCACTGCCAACGAGGTAGAAGCGGGCCGCGCATttcccgccgctgccctcgagaTGGCCATCCAAGAACGCGGGTACTCCACCGATACTACCCAGCTGAGGATGCTGTCCCTGGTGCACAAGGCCCACATTCGGCACCTGCTCCAAAGGAAGAACGCAGCTAGGTCACAGTACTCTGACTTTGCCGATCTCTTGGGCGTCAAAGAGAGGGGCCTGGCCCGCCGGAACGAGATCCTTCTTGCAAAGCAGAAGCgtggtgccgacgacgaaacAGCCCTGTCTGACACTACCCTCGAGGAGATGCGGCGCATCGTACGAGGCAACTGGACCGGCAACGAGAAATGGATGTCtacgctgctgctcggcgacgcgggcgcagGGCCAAAATCCGGCTCTGACTTGTTCGCCATGCCCATGGATAGGATCTGGCGGCGTGTGGAGCAGGGCAGGCTGTCCGAGATTGAAAAGGACGACGGGGGGCTTCTCGACCAACTAGACGGCCGGGTGAACGCGCTGCGGGAGAGGCTGGGCAGATGGCAAGACCTACGAGCCAGCACGACCGGACATCAGGAGGGTCAACCACcaaccgcctcgccctcaaaGCGCCGTGCTCAGTCAGATAAGAGGAAAGCGACCAAGGGCATTGACCTCCACTTTGAGCGACACCAGCGTGTTCAGGTCGGCGATCCAGAGTCTATTCGCGGAGCGAATAATATCATCAAGGGCGAGCAGCCTATACTGGATGAACACCGCGATATCGTGGATAGCTTGAGGGACGAGCTGAAGCGCATTCGCGACAATACCAATGGCGCAAAGGTCACAAGCTTTTTGGCGAGACCGAGACTGGCGCCGTCGCATCCAAATGACGAAGAgggtgaggaagaagaagtcTCAGAGATGAGTGAGTTGGATGATGAAATAGGGGAAGTCACCTCGACAAGAGCAGAGCCACCGATTGCAAAGCGTGTCCCAGTTAGACCGCATTTTTCCGGCGACCATAACCCCAGTCATGCGACCACAAACGCGGCCTCGAAGCAGCTTGAACCCCCGATCAAGTCCCTCCACGACTTGTTGgaccacgacgaggagcccATGGACGCGTCACGGCGGAGGAGTCTGTGGGACTCCTCCCCGCCATCTAGCCCCTCCCCTTCTAAACGATCCCCGACGCGACGAGTGATGGAATCAAATTCTGGACAAAGGGTTGAACCTGCTGCTGTACACGGACCATCGGCCGCGAACGCGCCGGACCAAGAGCCGCCACGGAGTGTGCCTTCGCCCACGCAGCAGCTTGCGGACCGTATACTTGAATCCATGAACAaagcgtcgccgtctccgacTAAGCGGGCTAAGCCGCGACATACGCTGTCGCTCGCGCAGCGCACGAGGCTGTCCATGGCCAGGACAAGTCCTTTTCTTGACGGCGAAGCGGATGATCTCGCTCCTGCACCGTCTTCGAATTCCaacccggcggcggggcctgCGTCACTGGGCCCCGCGCATGGCACTAAGAAGCCGTCACCTCCCATCCCCGAAGCCGATGAGCCATCTCAGGACCGTGAGCTTGGAAACGAGGACGACCTGGTTGCGCGGACCCGACGTAGCATGGCTGGACTCGAGAAAGCCAAGCAAAAAGCGCAGATAGAGCGACGCAGATCACTGCGCCGGTCcaagctgccgccaccgcgtcGGGACGGGAGCCTGTTCCCGAAACTGAGCGAGGAGCCCGAGGGTGGCGATGACACTATAGCGTTAGCGGAGGAGTTgatgggcgaggaggacatggaggcggTCTTCAGGTCGCGACCCAAGATCAAGGCGAGTCCAATGGGAAGCCCGACGAAGATGGATGACGAGTGGCCATGA
- a CDS encoding uncharacterized protein (COG:K~COG:L~COG:T~EggNog:ENOG50KOG0192) — MPQVSSIVREHDTTNQPTAEGREHLERIVLERLRQSPDIFSIFTLTASFDIPFCDLPSLKGIPDEHSELPARSHGLGTGVSCTVTIHRTGHAERDEYPSGTLVALKKYSATPDDLPGGGQANRRLCQLLWQELSVFTHPYLRHHEHICKLLYIGWESNSIVPSLALELAQYGTLEDCLQHLRSYHSSLRKAHLSCDIALGLAAIHACGLVHGDIKPGNIIIQAHSSRSIVAKLSDFNGVSPAESYGSNSYSFGTPEWQAPEAMIQEAAIDWQLCDVYSFAMVIATIWTRSGYIPPGGSFLDTCLQYKLDTGEKRTWALNCKLTHDESDTSLLRLALSEISETELNIPLAGILASGLSTQPTRRFPMATMITTCFANFAAETGRDLSFAPDTALVSNMPYDTADAFGTLFVLEPKYINRSRTFKETMLKALLAAGTELRSAVQMPAVFDLKKGITVSDEGLYDFLKIQDNRVKAALAEHDSLYRLARVAASISLSYLLGIGTSVREHFARAWLCVAAGAGEGNTTHLFGPLEQSIMVDQSKIPRRLWCAFGTLTGYLGTAECLKDMDPSLYEVAIRMHRRRHWGRPSPQIVRIEPYLPDWIAEIREDHELVDRQVPSRRGHRDINETALHLCAATGDLESARYLVGSAGANINALNARNETPIFYATRAGHFEMAKFLFEQGAEVDRITTEGYAITHFLSMMDDDHGAELAPLYVERGAVLDVAAEVPQKVFSDNFTRGRGVPLFWAALKLRPLLFKAFLEMHTRADFRISRADVLQLLTLLATLNLHAMLDATLELAPRIIDLAQDLPRDPDIDIVGQLFHSLSLDSLGEDGQLMNPALATALLYNAMTTWPPIVLHRRYISRDKFSDNKERTLSLLLQLGADPLASASPPTSGGEGEDNEQEIPLTLAVYTGDTLALRLFLRHITDRGIDPLPYLADPGRYGGYSALQRSIYCDSRDIFFYLLDEYPSLVELVGDKGRRPLHSAATQEWTGYATALLRRGASPYDRSQDRSTPFTWALMRNPSLEVVDVLVEHCDDMDRILGHDEQSGFTAFGKLLSALISYRMDFGIDRLRYLVNRFGTPPFFTWVHKTQPWSTTVFRTVLLQKTSPTDGAHLALEMSVLEFLLDLYPEKIDFIDYSGRAALHYAAMYGNSSAVELLLHRGAAAGLETQASHASLDPTGQRGFVGYTALDLAVKYQRVGPGEEVLRGGRREIVAWDANMQKTIRILVEADGGQSGSGVRLHDGLLTATAARHLSNVHIGSRRALRADRSGDGDWPQTLPHDGPEPPAAFDVEGYSDEDNEPVEIIDETGLSVRMPQRSLRMMQDLLGATDPAVVAGNLVKDLPLPPEGYLSSLQAQVSQRRAERSTRPPLDLPPGWEARVHGSSGRVYYVDHNTRTTTWLRPS; from the exons ATGCCGCAGGTTTCATCTATTGTGCGAGAACATGATACCACCAACCAGCCCACGGCTGAGGGCCGTGAACATCTCGAGCGCATCGTTCTGGAAAGGCTTCGCCAAAGCCCCGACATCTTCTCCATCTTCACCCTTACTGCGTCATTTGATATACCCTTTTGCGACCTGCCTTCCTTGAAGGGCATTCCTGACGAGCATTCCGAGCTTCCTGCGAGAAGCCATGGTTTGGGGACTGGGGTGTCCTGCACCGTTACCATCCACAGGACCGGCCACGCGGAAAGAGACGAATATCCATCAG GTACGCTGGTTGCGCTCAAGAAGTATAGCGCCACCCCGGACGACCTCCCCGGTGGCGGACAAGCGAACCGAAGGCTGTGCCAGCTACTCTGGCAGGAACTGAGCGTCTTTACGCATCCATACCTGCGACATCATGAGCACATTTGCAAGTTGCTTTATATCGGCTGGGAGAGCAACTCCATCGTTCCTAGCCTAGCCCTAGAACTGGCGCAATATG GCACTCTCGAAGACTGTCTGCAACACCTTAGGTCCTATCATTCGTCCCTCAGAAAGGCTCATCTCAGCTGCGATATTGCACTGGGGCTGGCGGCCATTCATGCTTGCGGTCTGGTACATGGGGATATCAAGCCTGGTAACATCATCATTCAAGCGCACTCATCACGATCCATCGTGGCCAAACTTTCCGACTTCAACGGAGTCAGCCCCGCCGAAAGCTATGGATCCAATTCATATTCCTTTGGGACCCCCGAATGGCAGGCACCAGAAGCCATGATTCAGGAGGCAGCAATCGACTGGCAGCTCTGCGACGTTTATTCCTTCGCCATGGTCATTGCTACCATCTGGACAAGAAGCGGCTACATACCACCCGGTGGTAGCTTCCTTGACACATGTCTTCAGTACAAACTCGACACTGGAGAGAAGAGAACCTGGGCCCTCAACTGCAAACTCACTCATGATGAGTCCGACACAAGCTTACTACGGCTGGCGTTGAGCGAAATCTCTGAGACCGAGCTCAACATCCCCCTGGCAGGAATTCTAGCTTCTGGGCTCTCGACTCAACCGACGAGGAGGTTTCCTATGGCCACAATGATCACCACATGTTTCGCCAACTTTGCGGCGGAGACTGGTAGAGATCTTAG CTTTGCTCCAGACACAGCCCTCGTTTCAAACATGCCCTACGATACAGCCGACGCCTTCGGAACACTTTTT GTTTTGGAGCCCAAGTATATTAATCGAAGCAGAACGTTCAAGGAAACCATGCTCAAGGCCTTACTGGCGGCGGGTACTGAGCTTCGATCTGCGGTACAAATGCCAGCTGTCTTCGACCTTAAGAAGGGAATCACTGTCTCCGACGAAGGCCTCTACGATTTCCTCAAGATTCAAGACAATCGGGTTAAAGCCGCCTTGGCTGAACACGATAGTCTTTACCGTCTCGCCAGGGTCGCAGCCAGCATTTCCCTATCATATCTCTTAGGCATAGGCACCTCAGTAAGGGAGCATTTCGCACGGGCATGGCTGTGTGTTGCGgcaggagctggagaaggcaACACCACGCATCTCTTCGGCCCTCTTGAGCAATCCATCATGGTGGATCAAAGCAAAATCCCACGTAGGCTCTGGTGCGCTTTTGGGACTCTGACAGGCTATCTGGGAACAGCCGAATGCCTCAAAGACATGGACCCGAGTCTATACGAAGTGGCGATACGTatgcatcggcggcgccactgGGGGAGACCTAGTCCTCAGATTGTCAGGATTGAGCCCTACCTCCCAGATTGGATCGCCGAGATCCGAGAGGATCATGAATTGGTAGACAGGCAAGTTCCAAGCAGACGAGGACACCGGGACATCAACGAGACGGCACTGCATCTCTGTGCCGCCACGGGCGATCTCGAGTCCGCGAGGTACCTCGTGGGCTCTGCCGGTGCCAACATCAACGCTCTGAACGCCCGCAACGAGACGCCAATTTTTTACGCAACACGCGCCGGCCACTTTGAGATGGCGAAGTTTCTGTTCGAGCAAGGAGCCGAAGTGGATCGGATCACCACCGAAGGCTATGCCATTACCCATTTCCTGTCCATGATGGACGATGACCATGGCGCAGAGCTAGCTCCTCTATACGTTGAGCGCGGTGCGGTTTTGGACGTTGCTGCAGAGGTGCCCCAAAAGGTGTTCAGCGATAACTTCACTCGTGGCAGAGGCGTCCCGCTGTTCTGGGCCGCGTTGAAACTGCGCCCGCTGTTATTCAAGGCGTTCCTCGAGATGCACACGAGGGCCGACTTTCGCATCAGTCGAGCCGACGTCTTGCAACTGCTCACGCTGCTTGCGACGCTCAACCTTCACGCGATGTTGGACGCCACCCTTGAATTGGCACCGAGGATCATTGATCTAGCACAGGACTTACCTAGGGATCCCGACATTGATATTGTCGGGCAGTTGTTCCACAGCCTCAGCCTCGATTcgctgggcgaggatggACAACTCATGAACCCCGCCCTTGCAACGGCCCTTTTGTACAACGCGATGACTACTTGGCCTCCAATCGTGCTTCATCGAAGATACATCTCGCGGGACAAGTTTAGCGACAATAAAGAGAGGACTCTATCCCTACTCTTGCAACTGGGAGCAGATCCACTAGCCTCGGCTTCGCCTCCCACTTCGGGAGGGGAAGGAGAAGATAACGAGCAGGAGATCCCTCTTACTTTGGCGGTATACACCGGTGACACACTTGCCCTTCGCCTCTTCCTGCGGCACATTACAGATCGTGGCATCGATCCGTTACCCTATCTCGCTGATCCAGGGCGCTACGGCGGGTACAGTGCGCTGCAGAGGAGTATATATTGTGACTCCCGCGACATCTTCTTTTACCTGCTGGATGAGTATCCTTCtcttgtcgagctcgtcggaGACAAGGGCCGCAGGCCCCTCCACTCTGCGGCAACGCAAGAATGGACCGGATATGCGACGGCGCTACTCCGCCGAGGCGCGAGCCCGTACGACCGTTCCCAGGATCGGTCCACTCCCTTCACCTGGGCTCTTATGCGGAATCCCAGTCTTGAAGTTGTCGACGTCCTGGTTGAGCACTGCGATGATATGGACCGCATCTTGGGTCACGACGAGCAGAGCGGCTTCACTGCTTTTGGGAAACTGCTGAGCGCCCTGATCAGTTATCGAATGGACTTTGGCATCGACCGCCTCCGGTATCTCGTAAATAGGTTTGGGACACCGCCGTTCTTCACCTGGGTGCACAAGACGCAGCCATGGAGCACGACCGTTTTTAGAACAGTGCTGCTCCAGAAGACATCCCCGACTGACGGGGCGCATCTTGCGCTCGAGATGTCAGTCTTGGAGTTTCTGTTGGATCTCTACCCCGAAAAGATTGACTTCATCGACTATTCTGGCAGGGCCGCTTTGCACTACGCGGCCATGTACGGCAACTCTTCGGCCGtggagctgctcctccaccGGGGGGCTGCGGCAGGACTCGAAACGCAGGCATCACACGCGTCGTTGGATCCCACGGGCCAGAGGGGGTTTGTCGGATACACGGCTCTCGACCTCGCGGTCAAGTATCAGCGAGTCGGCCCCGGGGAAGAGGTCCTGCGCGGCGGACGTCGGGAGATTGTGGCATGGGACGCTAACATGCAGAAAACGATACGCATCTTGGTCGAggctgacggcggccagTCAGGGAGCGGCGTACGGCTGCACGATGGCTTATTGACAGCTACGGCAGCTAGGCATCTGAGCAACGTTCACATTGGGAGCA GAAGAGCACTGCGTGCTGACCGaagcggcgacggtgacTGGCCGCAGACACTCCCTCACGACGGGCCGGAACCACCGGCGGCgttcgacgtcgaggggtacagcgacgaggacaacgAGCCCGTGGAGATTatcgacgagacgggcctGTCCGTCAGGATGCCACAGCGCTCGCTGAGGATGATGCAGGATCTCCTCGGTGCCACCGATCCAGCAGTGGTGGCTGGGAATCTGGTGAAGGACCTCCCCCTGCCCCCTGAAGGGTATCTGAGCAGCTTGCAGGCGCAGGTCTCGCAGCGGAGGGCCGAGAGGTCAACAAGACCCCCGTTGGACCTGCCTCCTGGCTGGGAGGCGAGAGTGCATGGGTCGAGTGGGAGGGTGTACTATGTGGACCATAAcacgcggacgacgacgtggctgCGCCCGAGTTGA
- a CDS encoding uncharacterized protein (COG:K~COG:L~COG:T~EggNog:ENOG50KOG0192) has translation MPQVSSIVREHDTTNQPTAEGREHLERIVLERLRQSPDIFSIFTLTASFDIPFCDLPSLKGIPDEHSELPARSHGLGTGVSCTVTIHRTGHAERDEYPSGTLVALKKYSATPDDLPGGGQANRRLCQLLWQELSVFTHPYLRHHEHICKLLYIGWESNSIVPSLALELAQYGTLEDCLQHLRSYHSSLRKAHLSCDIALGLAAIHACGLVHGDIKPGNIIIQAHSSRSIVAKLSDFNGVSPAESYGSNSYSFGTPEWQAPEAMIQEAAIDWQLCDVYSFAMVIATIWTRSGYIPPGGSFLDTCLQYKLDTGEKRTWALNCKLTHDESDTSLLRLALSEISETELNIPLAGILASGLSTQPTRRFPMATMITTCFANFAAETGRDLSFAPDTALVSNMPYDTADAFGTLFVLEPKYINRSRTFKETMLKALLAAGTELRSAVQMPAVFDLKKGITVSDEGLYDFLKIQDNRVKAALAEHDSLYRLARVAASISLSYLLGIGTSVREHFARAWLCVAAGAGEGNTTHLFGPLEQSIMVDQSKIPRRLWCAFGTLTGYLGTAECLKDMDPSLYEVAIRMHRRRHWGRPSPQIVRIEPYLPDWIAEIREDHELVDRQVPSRRGHRDINETALHLCAATGDLESARYLVGSAGANINALNARNETPIFYATRAGHFEMAKFLFEQGAEVDRITTEGYAITHFLSMMDDDHGAELAPLYVERGAVLDVAAEVPQKVFSDNFTRGRGVPLFWAALKLRPLLFKAFLEMHTRADFRISRADVLQLLTLLATLNLHAMLDATLELAPRIIDLAQDLPRDPDIDIVGQLFHSLSLDSLGEDGQLMNPALATALLYNAMTTWPPIVLHRRYISRDKFSDNKERTLSLLLQLGADPLASASPPTSGGEGEDNEQEIPLTLAVYTGDTLALRLFLRHITDRGIDPLPYLADPGRYGGYSALQRSIYCDSRDIFFYLLDEYPSLVELVGDKGRRPLHSAATQEWTGYATALLRRGASPYDRSQDRSTPFTWALMRNPSLEVVDVLVEHCDDMDRILGHDEQSGFTAFGKLLSALISYRMDFGIDRLRYLVNRFGTPPFFTWVHKTQPWSTTVFRTVLLQKTSPTDGAHLALEMSVLEFLLDLYPEKIDFIDYSGRAALHYAAMYGNSSAVELLLHRGAAAGLETQASHASLDPTGQRGFVGYTALDLAVKYQRVGPGEEVLRGGRREIVAWDANMQKTIRILVEADGGQSGSGVRLHDGLLTATAARHLSNVHIGSSRWPH, from the exons ATGCCGCAGGTTTCATCTATTGTGCGAGAACATGATACCACCAACCAGCCCACGGCTGAGGGCCGTGAACATCTCGAGCGCATCGTTCTGGAAAGGCTTCGCCAAAGCCCCGACATCTTCTCCATCTTCACCCTTACTGCGTCATTTGATATACCCTTTTGCGACCTGCCTTCCTTGAAGGGCATTCCTGACGAGCATTCCGAGCTTCCTGCGAGAAGCCATGGTTTGGGGACTGGGGTGTCCTGCACCGTTACCATCCACAGGACCGGCCACGCGGAAAGAGACGAATATCCATCAG GTACGCTGGTTGCGCTCAAGAAGTATAGCGCCACCCCGGACGACCTCCCCGGTGGCGGACAAGCGAACCGAAGGCTGTGCCAGCTACTCTGGCAGGAACTGAGCGTCTTTACGCATCCATACCTGCGACATCATGAGCACATTTGCAAGTTGCTTTATATCGGCTGGGAGAGCAACTCCATCGTTCCTAGCCTAGCCCTAGAACTGGCGCAATATG GCACTCTCGAAGACTGTCTGCAACACCTTAGGTCCTATCATTCGTCCCTCAGAAAGGCTCATCTCAGCTGCGATATTGCACTGGGGCTGGCGGCCATTCATGCTTGCGGTCTGGTACATGGGGATATCAAGCCTGGTAACATCATCATTCAAGCGCACTCATCACGATCCATCGTGGCCAAACTTTCCGACTTCAACGGAGTCAGCCCCGCCGAAAGCTATGGATCCAATTCATATTCCTTTGGGACCCCCGAATGGCAGGCACCAGAAGCCATGATTCAGGAGGCAGCAATCGACTGGCAGCTCTGCGACGTTTATTCCTTCGCCATGGTCATTGCTACCATCTGGACAAGAAGCGGCTACATACCACCCGGTGGTAGCTTCCTTGACACATGTCTTCAGTACAAACTCGACACTGGAGAGAAGAGAACCTGGGCCCTCAACTGCAAACTCACTCATGATGAGTCCGACACAAGCTTACTACGGCTGGCGTTGAGCGAAATCTCTGAGACCGAGCTCAACATCCCCCTGGCAGGAATTCTAGCTTCTGGGCTCTCGACTCAACCGACGAGGAGGTTTCCTATGGCCACAATGATCACCACATGTTTCGCCAACTTTGCGGCGGAGACTGGTAGAGATCTTAG CTTTGCTCCAGACACAGCCCTCGTTTCAAACATGCCCTACGATACAGCCGACGCCTTCGGAACACTTTTT GTTTTGGAGCCCAAGTATATTAATCGAAGCAGAACGTTCAAGGAAACCATGCTCAAGGCCTTACTGGCGGCGGGTACTGAGCTTCGATCTGCGGTACAAATGCCAGCTGTCTTCGACCTTAAGAAGGGAATCACTGTCTCCGACGAAGGCCTCTACGATTTCCTCAAGATTCAAGACAATCGGGTTAAAGCCGCCTTGGCTGAACACGATAGTCTTTACCGTCTCGCCAGGGTCGCAGCCAGCATTTCCCTATCATATCTCTTAGGCATAGGCACCTCAGTAAGGGAGCATTTCGCACGGGCATGGCTGTGTGTTGCGgcaggagctggagaaggcaACACCACGCATCTCTTCGGCCCTCTTGAGCAATCCATCATGGTGGATCAAAGCAAAATCCCACGTAGGCTCTGGTGCGCTTTTGGGACTCTGACAGGCTATCTGGGAACAGCCGAATGCCTCAAAGACATGGACCCGAGTCTATACGAAGTGGCGATACGTatgcatcggcggcgccactgGGGGAGACCTAGTCCTCAGATTGTCAGGATTGAGCCCTACCTCCCAGATTGGATCGCCGAGATCCGAGAGGATCATGAATTGGTAGACAGGCAAGTTCCAAGCAGACGAGGACACCGGGACATCAACGAGACGGCACTGCATCTCTGTGCCGCCACGGGCGATCTCGAGTCCGCGAGGTACCTCGTGGGCTCTGCCGGTGCCAACATCAACGCTCTGAACGCCCGCAACGAGACGCCAATTTTTTACGCAACACGCGCCGGCCACTTTGAGATGGCGAAGTTTCTGTTCGAGCAAGGAGCCGAAGTGGATCGGATCACCACCGAAGGCTATGCCATTACCCATTTCCTGTCCATGATGGACGATGACCATGGCGCAGAGCTAGCTCCTCTATACGTTGAGCGCGGTGCGGTTTTGGACGTTGCTGCAGAGGTGCCCCAAAAGGTGTTCAGCGATAACTTCACTCGTGGCAGAGGCGTCCCGCTGTTCTGGGCCGCGTTGAAACTGCGCCCGCTGTTATTCAAGGCGTTCCTCGAGATGCACACGAGGGCCGACTTTCGCATCAGTCGAGCCGACGTCTTGCAACTGCTCACGCTGCTTGCGACGCTCAACCTTCACGCGATGTTGGACGCCACCCTTGAATTGGCACCGAGGATCATTGATCTAGCACAGGACTTACCTAGGGATCCCGACATTGATATTGTCGGGCAGTTGTTCCACAGCCTCAGCCTCGATTcgctgggcgaggatggACAACTCATGAACCCCGCCCTTGCAACGGCCCTTTTGTACAACGCGATGACTACTTGGCCTCCAATCGTGCTTCATCGAAGATACATCTCGCGGGACAAGTTTAGCGACAATAAAGAGAGGACTCTATCCCTACTCTTGCAACTGGGAGCAGATCCACTAGCCTCGGCTTCGCCTCCCACTTCGGGAGGGGAAGGAGAAGATAACGAGCAGGAGATCCCTCTTACTTTGGCGGTATACACCGGTGACACACTTGCCCTTCGCCTCTTCCTGCGGCACATTACAGATCGTGGCATCGATCCGTTACCCTATCTCGCTGATCCAGGGCGCTACGGCGGGTACAGTGCGCTGCAGAGGAGTATATATTGTGACTCCCGCGACATCTTCTTTTACCTGCTGGATGAGTATCCTTCtcttgtcgagctcgtcggaGACAAGGGCCGCAGGCCCCTCCACTCTGCGGCAACGCAAGAATGGACCGGATATGCGACGGCGCTACTCCGCCGAGGCGCGAGCCCGTACGACCGTTCCCAGGATCGGTCCACTCCCTTCACCTGGGCTCTTATGCGGAATCCCAGTCTTGAAGTTGTCGACGTCCTGGTTGAGCACTGCGATGATATGGACCGCATCTTGGGTCACGACGAGCAGAGCGGCTTCACTGCTTTTGGGAAACTGCTGAGCGCCCTGATCAGTTATCGAATGGACTTTGGCATCGACCGCCTCCGGTATCTCGTAAATAGGTTTGGGACACCGCCGTTCTTCACCTGGGTGCACAAGACGCAGCCATGGAGCACGACCGTTTTTAGAACAGTGCTGCTCCAGAAGACATCCCCGACTGACGGGGCGCATCTTGCGCTCGAGATGTCAGTCTTGGAGTTTCTGTTGGATCTCTACCCCGAAAAGATTGACTTCATCGACTATTCTGGCAGGGCCGCTTTGCACTACGCGGCCATGTACGGCAACTCTTCGGCCGtggagctgctcctccaccGGGGGGCTGCGGCAGGACTCGAAACGCAGGCATCACACGCGTCGTTGGATCCCACGGGCCAGAGGGGGTTTGTCGGATACACGGCTCTCGACCTCGCGGTCAAGTATCAGCGAGTCGGCCCCGGGGAAGAGGTCCTGCGCGGCGGACGTCGGGAGATTGTGGCATGGGACGCTAACATGCAGAAAACGATACGCATCTTGGTCGAggctgacggcggccagTCAGGGAGCGGCGTACGGCTGCACGATGGCTTATTGACAGCTACGGCAGCTAGGCATCTGAGCAACGTTCACATTGGGAGCAGTAGGTGGCCGCATTGA